In the Desulfobacteraceae bacterium genome, CGGTCTGCGTGGTGATGGCGGCGGGGGGCTACCCGGGAAGCTATTCCAAGGGATTACCGATCGCCGGTTTGGAAGCCGTCAAGCGCATGCGCGATGTGGTGGTGTTCCACGCCGGCACCGTCCAGGGCGAAAAAGGGGCGGCAACCGCCGGCGGTCGCGTCCTGGGTGTCACGGCGCTGGGCGAAAGCATCGAAAAGGCCATCAAACGCGCCTACCAGGCGGTGGTCAAGATCTCCTGGGACAAGGTCCACTTCCGCACCGATATCGGCCAGAAGGCCCTTGCGCGCCTCAGCACCCCGCCCCTGGTGGGGATCGTGATGGGCAGCGATTCGGATCTCCCGGTGGTCGAGGGGGCCGTCATGGTCTTCAAAAAATTCGGCGTCCCCTTTGAGATCACCGTCGCCTCCGCCCACCGCAGCCCCCAGCGGGCGGTGGAATTCGCCGCCGGCGCCCGGCAGCGGGGGGTCAAGGTCCTGATTGCAGCCGCCGGTCATGCCGCCCATTTGGCCGGGGTGATGGCGGCGCACACCAGCTTGCCGGTGATCGGGGTGCCGATCGCCTCCTCGGACCTTTCGGGCTTCGATTCCCTGCTCTCCACGGTGCAGATGCCGCCGGGGGTGCCGGTCGCCACGGTGGCCATCGGCAAGCCGGGGGCCCACAACGCCGCCATTCTGGCGGTGCAGATCCTGGCCCTGGCTGACCCGGAGCTGACCGCCCGGCTGGAGGCCTTCAAAGCCGAAATGGCCCATCAGGTTGAAGTCAAAGCGGCCCGACTCGCAGATTATCTCTAACCGCTTCGCGGTCGACCCCCACCGACCGGACCCGGCGGTCATCGAAAGCGCTGCGGGAATTTTGCGCCGCGGCGGGGTGGTGGTCTTTCCCACCCGCTGTCTCTACGGCCTGGCCGCCGATGCGCTGAACGCCGCCGCGGTGGCGCGGGTCTTTGCCCTCAAGCGCCGGCCGGTCGACAACCCGCTCCTGGTGCTGGTGCAGGACCGGTCCGGGGTGGTGCCTCTGGTGCGGCGGGTGACATCCGCAGCCGATCTGTTGATGCGCCATTTCTGGCCGGGGCTGGTGACGGTGGTGTTTGCGGCGCGGGAGGGCCTGCCGCCAAATCTCACTGCCGGGACCGGCAAGATCGGCATCCGCGTGCCGTCCCACCCGGTGGCGGCCGCCCTTGTCCAGGCGTTTGGGGGGCCCCTCACCGGCACCAGCGCCAACATTTCCGGACAGCCCGGTTGCGCCCGGGTGGCGCAGCTGGAACTGGAGCTGGCCGCCGGGGTGGATGCACTCCTGGATGCCGGGCCGCTATCCGGTGGCCCGGGCTCCACCGTGGTGGACACCACCGGGGAGGCGCCGCGGGTGCTGCGCGCGGGCAGCGTTTCAGCCCGCGCCGTATTGCGCCTGCTGGTAAACCCTCAGCGGCAATTGGATTGACAAATCGGCCCGATTTGCATATAAGCCGACCCACGCCGGAGTGGTGAAACTGGTAGACGCAGAGGACTCAAAATCCTCCGACCGCAAGGTCGTGTCGGTTCGATTCCGACCTCCGGCACTCAAAAAAACAAGGGGTCGCGATGCTTTTCGCGGCCCTTGTGGTTTTCTGGGGCCGGCTTGGTTTTCCGCCCCGATCCGCGTCCTAAAACCCACCCGCGGTCCGGTTGCCGGGCCTTTCCAAACGCAGGGGAGCGGGTGCTGCGACCACCCGACCAAAACCCGCACCTGTGAACCGGATTCCCCCCCTTTTCCTCTACCCCGAGGCCTTTTCTGCCCGGGCGCATGCGGCCGAAAATCGCGTTAGAATCGAAACCGCTGTTTCTGCATCTTCCGACCGGATCAGGAGGTGGTCCATCCGAAAAGCGCACTGCGGAACGATGGCGATTCCGGCTTGGGCCAGGCGCTCGGCCGCCGGCAAAAGGTAACCGCTAATGTTCAGGTCGATCTCGAGGTCGAGCGTCACCACCCGGTAGGGGCCGGCGAGCGCCAGTGGGTGGACCTTTGGGAAGAGCGACGACCACGCCTCGTGCCGCAGGGTCAGGGAGACCGCGTCTTTTTCGACCATCAGCGCCGCGAATTGATCTCCCCCGGCGGTCGCCAGCAGGGTGGCCGTCTTGAGTGCGTCATGCGGCAGGCTGACCAGCAGATAGTCCCCCGGCCAGGTCGTGATGCGTGTTTTGGCCCATAGGGCGCGGACGGTTTCGTTCATAGCGCGTTGTTTCCAATCAGAGCGCCCCCGGGACGAAGGTCCTCGGCCGGCATTCTTTTTTTCCGGTTCACTCGGCCGGTGCCAGTTTGAAGGACTTTTCAAAATCCTGGTCCAGCCGCTGCCGATTCAACCGGTCGGAAAGCGGGGCGTAGTAATAGGC is a window encoding:
- a CDS encoding threonylcarbamoyl-AMP synthase, whose product is MKSKRPDSQIISNRFAVDPHRPDPAVIESAAGILRRGGVVVFPTRCLYGLAADALNAAAVARVFALKRRPVDNPLLVLVQDRSGVVPLVRRVTSAADLLMRHFWPGLVTVVFAAREGLPPNLTAGTGKIGIRVPSHPVAAALVQAFGGPLTGTSANISGQPGCARVAQLELELAAGVDALLDAGPLSGGPGSTVVDTTGEAPRVLRAGSVSARAVLRLLVNPQRQLD
- a CDS encoding ACT domain-containing protein; translated protein: MNETVRALWAKTRITTWPGDYLLVSLPHDALKTATLLATAGGDQFAALMVEKDAVSLTLRHEAWSSLFPKVHPLALAGPYRVVTLDLEIDLNISGYLLPAAERLAQAGIAIVPQCAFRMDHLLIRSEDAETAVSILTRFSAACARAEKASG